The Tachysurus vachellii isolate PV-2020 chromosome 21, HZAU_Pvac_v1, whole genome shotgun sequence region AAAAACTTTGGTCAAAAAAAATTGGTTAGAATGTTCCGTAGACTCTCCAATATCAGTGTTAGAATTAACTTTTGTTAGGctggtcagaagatgttgattaaAGCTCTGTTGTGATAATTAAGATCAATAACATCAATAGCAGGGGCTAACGTCTTTCCCTGTCATTCcacaacatttaatttaatcacaTAAATGAATACTGCACTGCTTCAAGACATCAGCGAGATCGTCCTTTGATCATTCAGAGACTTAAACATAGTGAGCAAAATTTTGTAATCAACGCAGAAATAATTATGTAGTCAGTGTCACTGAAGTTTAGGCCTAAAGTGCTCTACCACCGTTTCCCTCACGAGGACGAAAGTGTGTACTATAAATAATGCAAGTGTGTCCTAAACAAAGAGCTCAGGATAACAGAGACTGTCACATGGCTAAATGTATATgtagaaatgtaaatgcatgATAAAAGTTTACCAAGTTCTCATTGACGATGCCATCACTTGCTGCAAAGAAAGCCAAAACGTGACATATAAAGTATTTCTCCTCAGGTTTCAGTGTTTCCCAGTGGGCCTGATCCTTTGATAAATCCACCtgcaaaaacatttagaaaagaTAAACATTTGTACTTAGGTCAATAAAGACCTTTACATGGCAACATGCATCTTATATCTTTGTTTAGGACAAATCAATTCAATACCAAGTACATTgttgcataaacacacaaaaactgatTGTTGTACTGTGTTATAACtatgttagatagatagatgatagatagatagatgatagatagatagatagatagatagatgacaaTTTAAATCATTACCTCTTCAACTGTCCAGAATGAGGCCTGTGCTTGTTTGTACATTTTCCACATGTCTGGATACTGAATGGGAAAGATGACAAATCGTTTTTTGTTCGGAGTGAGAAGTGGCTCATCATCACTGATGATTGGGTCCATGTTCTTAAGATAAttctgtaaaaagaaaaaagtaactTGCTGTTTTCAGCTGATGATGACACTCACGCCAAATTTATAACCGTCTAATACAATGTCTACAGCTGTGGTGAAGCCAGATGAGAGTCCAAATACTGAAGGGTCAAATCATAACAATGTCCCAGTAGGTCCTAAAGTTCCATGTTGTTAGATTAGATTCATCACTGTACTGCTGccatagcaataataataataataataataataataataataataaacaacaatcataataatgataataataataataataatgataaatattattgttattgggttggcactccgtccagggtgtatcctgcctcctgcccgatgacgcctgagataggcacaggctccccgtgacccgaggtagttcggataagcggtagaagatgaatgaatgaatgaatgaattattgttattattattattgctatggcagcagtgcagtgataattgtattttatatatatatatatatatatatatatatatatatatatatatatatatatatatatatatatataatactggTTACAATTATGTCTCACAACAACTTTTGGAGAAATGAATGTAATagtaaagacaaaaacactaaaaatgtagaaatgcaGCTTCACCTGGTTTGTGTGTTGCTCAGGATGTTTCTGTCTTTGTTATGAAACGTTACTTAACAGTAACCTGCCCTATGATGTATTTAAACCCATTTTATTTACCTGATATTCTTCGGAGTCAGGCACGGTCATCAAATGTATACATCCACCACGAAAACACTGTTTTACACGCAAAATGTGAGTGAGTAATTCCGCCGAGTTTGTCCGGATACTTTTGTCATTAATGTCGACTAACCTTTATATATCTTTCCTATGCTGTTTTACCGCGCATGCGCGGCGCATGCGCATATTCTACTAagcttatagatatatatacactagatgtcgccttgtatacggcagaacattggaacgaatgcgtcaattgAGCCGccatccaaaaacacattaacaaatcagaaaacacattaacaaatccgaaaacacaacgacaagtcagacaacccggaaacggtagtgtatcgtttttgaatggaaacttaccgatcattggacaagacacctgtcactcaagatatacaggcatggaatcttatgtgtaatgtgtaaagttctgagtttaaatataagaacataacagaattaatccacagtaatccattccatccatccattccaacttttccctgcggcagactgttgaacttcatgtataccttgagtgacaggtgtcttgtccaatgatcggtactataccaacctcttccgggttgtctgaattgttgcgttttcggatttgttcatttgttttcggatttgttaatttgttttgcacttcttggccaccgttcctttgctgtctggtttttatatttatttcgtTTGTACAACCAAacacagcacagaagtccggcatcgtccatgcatttaaAGTACAAGAGCactgtacaaagatggcggcggttttgacgcatttctaggaccccaaggcgacatctagtgtacaGATATCTATGATCGACGCTGCACATATTGGCGCACGCCCACAATTGATCTAATAAATTACTGGAAgcttgaattattattattattattattattattattattatcttggCTATTCTAACTGCAGTTATGCTTGTAAATATGTACTAAAAACATTTCCTTAGCAGCTTTAGTAGTTTTGATAAGTGTGGATTTCTACAAACTGTTAAAAAACCCCAAACTAGATTCTATTTATAACAGGATGATTTTTATCATAGTGCCACTTAATCATAAATCTGCCcttggaaaaaaaacccaacaacttCGAGATGGCATCTCATCCATCACCCCAATGTTGATTGTTTGTCACTCCATAATGTTTTATCATTGACCTGAACATTTTTAATGAGGATGGATGCACTAATTTACTTTGAGttattgacagaaataaacctgAGATGTGATTCCTTCATGATAAAACACGGTTACGGATAAGGATCTGATTTTACTTGAGGTCTTCTTATTGTAAAGCTCATTCtaggtttcagaaaaaaaatctaaagggAAACCACAATATAAAATGGTAGATGAAACTAGCTAAGAGACAATACACTGTATTCATTTCCAAACTTAGATTGCAAAAGAGGAGTAACCTTTGGCTTTTGTAACATAGAACTTTCGCCAGTGGCTGACGCAGTCATAGAGAGTATGTAGAACAGAACGGAACAGAAAGCTGAAATCATGATCTTGGCTTAGGCCTACGGCCCAAATCTTTTAATCCAAAATAGAGAGCCCTTCATCAAAATGCAAGAGCCGTACAGCATGCAGTTAAAATTCATTTGTGGTAATATTACTGATCTTGGCATCCAATGAAGGAAACAGTctctaaaaatgtataaataaagaacaagGACTAAAAGCAGAAACTGCTTATTACAAaacactgaatgtgtgtgtgtctgtgtatatatatatatatatatatatatatatatatatatatatactgtaatctCTGTATGTTGCTTGGATTTGTGAATACAATCACAAGTAAACGATGTTCTAAACCAtattaaacagacagaaaaacagagtgagagagaaacataaacatgtgAGACAAGGAAATGTATTATTTCAAGGTTAGTTTCATTACTTTAACACAATATTACAGTCAAAAACAGGCCATGGTCCATGATTATTTCCtttgacaaaaatattttacattttaaacagggTGATTTCATTTCACACTGTGGAGATATGGgcattttaacaatggacaatggTTTGGGGaaagtaaataacattttaagatATGACCAAGTTTTACTGTAATGAACAtgattctgtttttaaaaataaaacacctacATCAACTTTAGGcctttcatataaaaaaaaataaaaacatacatccGAAGTCACAATGATGTTTTTAATTGactaattaatgattaattttgGAACCAAATGCAATGTAAGGACATGACCAAATCTTAAATAGCTATTTATAATAAAACGCATCAATGTATAGAAATTTTTGCCAGTACGTGGAGCATAGGTTTAAGTCATCTTGCTTGAGATCACCTTCCCCAGTCGCAGAAGTTCCTTTAATGTAAAACATACATATATCTGTGGTATTTACACAAAAGGGCAGGTGCCTAACAATACCGTTCTCACTATGAGTCTTCTGAAGAAGTCACAAACTTGATCATGGCACACAACCAAGGAACAGCTCGAAATACACACCAATACTTGGAATTAGTGCCACAAGCATTGTATTGAAAATAGAACAAAATGAGTTTAGTTATACTCCACAGTTCTATAAactcatgtttaacagtgagGGGTACGCACGAATACGACAAATTAATATCTAAAGGTCACTGTGTTGATCTACACACAGGGCTGCCGCACACTTGATTCTATCTTCTAAAATAActcattaaaatcacatttgaTTTTAATATACACAAGTGCATAATGGTGCAACAGACAACTCATTTACAAGACTGTCAGCAGGTaatcagtaaataattaaattaattaaacacttaTGTAAACGATTTTTTGATAAAGAAACTTAAAAGACAGAATTCCATCTCCACAGCCGTCCATTTTGTTGCATATGTTATTACTAAATATGAGGCTTTTTGACTCTTCTGTTTGTCTGACCGATAAATTGTGAGAACCTAAGACAAGAACAATTATTTTGTGATCCCAAATGCCACTGGTCGTCACATTTCCTTAGTAGCTAAGCATTAACTGTTCCATTTTTGGCTGATGGTTTATCGCTGCAGAGGCCATTCAAATGCCCAGGTCAGGGGTCGATGCCAGGGTTTTCTACAAGCCATACGGGACCAATGAAAAGTTCTTCATGGTGTTGTCAAGCGAGATTCCAGCCTCCTGAATCTCAAACCTGAGGGACACAAGACAAGGTAAGACTACAGACAATATAGCTTAATACTTAAAAAATCTTTAACACATGGAAGACATTTTAATAGTAACGTTATTAATTACCAGGAGCTTTCAGAAATGGTATAATACATAGGTGGTTTTTCTGAGTCACTGATGACCGCCGTCTCCTCATGACCACTGGCCCCCATGTTTTTAAAGATAAGCCAGTCTCCCACTGAGAGCTCAGGAAGAAGGCAGTGCTCTACCACCTGGTCCAAAGCATCACATGACGGCCCCCACAGACTACTGGAGAACACCGGCTCGTCTGCTGAAACGGACATCTGCAAACAAGAATAATCCACAGTCCAAATGACcaacatattaaaacaaaaacaaacaaacaacaacaaaaaacagctcACATTTTGAATTCTCTTTCATGTATTTAGATTCGTGTCAGGTTCTCTACCTTGTGAACTATGGGGGATGGAATGATGTTTCCCAACAGTTTGCCAACGAAAGATCCGAACACGCCATCGCTCAAATAGTACAAAAATTCAGGTTCAGCGCTTGGAGTCAGCTCTGTTGAGAGTTAAAAGTGACACAAATCTCAAAATTAAAGAGAGACTTTTAAGACTAGATTTCACAGATGAGCAGCTTGCAGGCTGTGAGGCCAAATTCTTGATTGATTATCCGATACTTCAATATTAATTGATTGGGTTCAAGGAGCAGTTGGGAATTTTTTACTCTGCTTTGTGACATGCATGAACTCTAATCTACCATAGTTACTTACTAATCCCCTTATTACTGAAATCACAGAGCACTGTGTACCAGCAAAAACATACTTAAGAAACTAAAACAGCTCTAGATGAGGCTTTGCATCATAGTTGCACTACTGTTTACCTTATTTACTCTTAATTGTAGTATTTAAGCGTTGAAGGCAATTATTTTAAGCTTGCTTATTACAGAAAATACATTAGCTCAAATAAATTTCTCACTGAATCACTATGTTCATTCTCTGTATTGAATTTCTCTCCTTTTCAATTTTCTATTCAATAACGCTGACTTATGTGAATTCACGGctatattaatatattgaaGCAGGGAAACTGCAACACTTAATAATAACTACCATACTCCTTGgttaatttattaaacattagacATGACTACTTTATTTAAAGAAACTACAGGGTGACCCAAAAATCTCCAGACAGAGAAAACACCTTTTTGGAATATGTACATATGTAACATTTAGGAACGTTTTTAACAAATGAAGTAGTATTGGATCAGAAAGCTGATGAAAGATTGCTATGGACATTAACAGGAAACATGCAACACAAAACTGTTACCAAACTAGGAGCCAATGTAGGGTGTCATGTCTTTTTAAACACAATCAAGATGTTGGCGAAATAAAGCTAGAGTTTGCTGTAAACGAGTTTTCACTGAGACTGCATACTAATGTAGCTCTGTAATCTGGCACAATGGGAGTGATGGTGTCCTCACTACCATTAAAGTAAATCTTGTCAGTTGCTGTGTTAAAGAACTCACCTTTAGACTCACCATGGGGATCTTTGGCTACCAGTTTCTTGCCAAGGACATTTACAACCAGGGTGAAAGAGGAAGACACGTAAAAGATTCCTGGCTCAGCAACCACTCGCACTCCAGACATAACAGGAAAATAGGCCTCTAGCAAAGGTCTAATAGCAGCATGGGTCTGTTCAAGAGAGTAAAAGGACTATTAGTACATTGGCACTTTATCAATGTTAAATCATGATAGAAAACACAGCTATATAAGCAGATGTATGATATCAATCACCTGTTTCAACTGATACTCAGAGCCACTGAATCCACTCCCAATATCTAAAATCTCCATATTAAACCCAAGCTCCTCCTGCAAGAGAACAGATTAGGATGAactacaatatttaaaaaaataaataaataaataaataaataaataaataaataaatgaacacacggtattaaaaaaaagggttcTAGTTGGATTCATTTGTCCACTCACCCCCATATCAAACACACAGCGGGCATCAGACAGGGCATGGGCATACACTTGAGGGTCTTTGCATGATGCTGGTACCTGGAACCTGTAGAATTATAAAGACCCTGATTCAAGATTCACATGAAACTCTGGGTTATTATAGATGTTATGCTTGCCCTAAAAAAAGACTTACACGACTCCAACCACATCCACGCTTAGCTCTTTGGCAGCTTCTAAAAGATGCCTGCAACTCTTCAGCGAGCATCCAAACACCATGCTTGCCTCCTCTGTTTGAGCCTCGGTGCATAACTGCAAAAGCAGCCTATCAAGAGAGATGATCGTGTTATACAGAATATCGAACATTAATCGAAGATCAAGACATTTACTATGAAAATCTCAAACAAATGTTTGTTAGCAAGTGGGAACTGACTTGGCATTTGGGTGAGCACGGGAGATTTTTCCGAGTTCGGCCTCGTTATCGCACACCAGGTAGTTGACGCCGTTTTTGGCAGCGTGTTTGATGTGTGACTGCTGTTTGCAAACACCAGACAGGATGATGTTCTCGGGGGAGACATCATGGTTGAGTACCATTGAGACTTCAGCCTGGAAAATTTTCAGGGGAGAATGGAGttagacaaaacacacagagctcagctCCTGAGATCATGCAAATAAACCAGAGTGGGATAGTAAAGCAAGAAAACGTCACCTTATTTGCACACACGAAACCAACTCCAAGTGCAGCCAGAATCTCGATGACTGCAGGGCTGCTGTTACATTTGACAGGGTAGAATGGTCGAACTAGGGGTAGGGTGCTCTGCCAGAGAACATGCTGCTGCAGTAATGCGCCAAGGTCAGCCAcaacaaatgcatttttttcagcCTGGAGACaaaacagggggaaaaaattaaataaataaaataaataataataataataataataataataataaaaacccagATTGAGAGATCAGTAATGGTGCTGGTTCAGCAGTTAAAGTTTTAGCTTAGTATTTGAAATCATCCCTCAACCTGACTTGCTCAACTGTATATCTGGAttgtattttagttattttacttggttaaaaaaaaaaaaaaagaactgaaatatgactaaatgcaaacaaatgtaaatgacgTCCTAAAATGTTCCATTTACTAAACTAAATAGAAGAACTAGAAATCTATTCATAACCCTGCTGTATGTACCTACACTCACAGATCTTCTACCATGTGATAGGATGTGTGACACTAATAAACAGGCAACAATCATTCACAGCGATGTGGACATTTAAAGATCAAAACAAAGCAGACTGCAAATTTTGCCCTGCAAAAACACCAACAGGAGGATCACCACCACAACACAAGCAACCTGATGCACAAATTTAAGGCTTTCATGTAGTTTATACTGAGGGCAAGATTAACAATCCGTGTGACCCATGATGGCCTGAACTACTAGGGTGTTAAGTAGTCTAGTCAGTAATGGCATGGATGCAACCTGCTTATAACACATCAGAATGAATAAGCCAACATATTCACCAAAGCTTGTTCAAAAATGTGGTTGTCAATGACATCTTCGAGGGTTGTTGCTCCCTCAAGCAGTTCAACAATGTAGTTCAGTTCATCAGTAAATCCTTTCATCTCAACCGTAGTCCGCAGATCCGACAATCATAGAGAGTGTACTAAGCCTTTGGGTCCTGTTAATATGCaacaaactgcaaaaaaaaaaaaagcatatttacTAAGAAATGCTATCATAGAAATAAGCCAAGCATGTAAAGTGTAGTTCCTTGTCAAGTAAAAATGGCAAATGTTAAAGcttataaagttttaaaataaggCCTATGGGTTATATATTAGTAACCAGTTAGccagattattttcttattataacTTACATTCTGAAGTGTTTGATACTCACATAGACAAGCTGGGAGATGGATTTCTCCCGCTATCAGCTAGGATCCCAAGGCGGCTCCGCGTTGAAGTCGAATTGCTCGCGGTAGAGTGCCTTCCCTAAGCCTTCTGGGTAGCGCTTATACACTTGTAAAGAAAGAGGGGAGCCCTGTAAAGGGAAATAAATAGACGGTTGAGAAAtattgcatgtgtgtattgCATTGCATGTATTACATTATAGTATTTAAATATCTCATGCAGAACAATGATATCCTCCTATTTACGAAAGTCTGATCACAAGATAGCAACGatgcaaaacaaataaagcttttaaataaGGGCTTGGGTTTTATGTCAAAACAACCACATATTTCTTGGACATGACAAAGCCTAGAAGCCAGTATGTGTCACAGATCAACACAACACATGCTTGGTGTTTCCCTAGCATTCCCTCCTTGAGTTTTCCTAAAGGTTAATTAAATCTATTGACCCAAATGAATTGTGAAATTTTTGCTACCTATTATGCTGGACAAATGAGACAACCACAGATTTCTCATTCTAAATCACAGACGTTGGACCGCTGTTACTTGAGGATTGCTGACTTGCCGAAACTACTAATCAGGATGGGAATTTTTCATAAATTGTGGACAGAGCCGATCACTAACATGATAAAGTATATTTGCAAAAAAATGGATGCCCCTATGTAATTTTATGCTGGTCTGAACAAGAGAATAgtttagacaataaaataagttaAGATAAGATAGCAGTATCGGACTGTCAGCAGATCCAagcaaacattaaaacaggCTCATGATTACATTAAAAGTTGCCAGAAGGAACCCAGAACTTGCTATTTCATGACGAAAAACTAaccaaatattaatatatttaatatgataaCATTTCCCAGTCAAAGGTTGAGTATTATACGTAGCTGAGTATTATGTAGAGTTGTAATTCTAGTGTATTTTGTTATCGCACtacaaaaacaggaaataacgATGAATCGCAGAACACACCGTTATAAAACCTTGCACAACACACAAGTACACTTTGTGCACTAATTGACGTATGCGTCCTGATagtagtgagagagagagagagagagagagagagagagagagagagagagagagagaacaacaacaaaaacatttaaaatattttgtagcACTATGTGAGAAAGGTCTGAGACATCCAAGGAGgtcattacattattattattattattattattattatttagtagcagtatgtattataattattctaTGGTTGAGTTAACTAATATAATTTGATTTCATATGACAAAATCAAATGAcgtaaaacaacaacaagttATTATGGAAATAGTTTTACAATAAGTCACACTTCTATATTTCCAATAGGAAGTTTTtcaaaggtaaaaataaattaattagttaattaaatttattaaaattaggCTAATGAGTCTGCTTTCTGAACTGTTAATTTGTGTTAAGATTAGTTAATGAATGACTTTTTCCACACTAAGCGTTACTTGGAAAGTACATTAATTAATCACTGCCTAAGTACTAGTCATTCccaaataaatctttatttacacacacacacacacacacatatatattatatacatatacacatacacacacatatacacatatatatatatatatatatatatatatatatatatatatatatatatatatatatatatatatatatatatatatatacacatacacacacatatatacatacacacgtgtatattatatatatatatattatacacacacacagacaaacacacacacacacattatatatatatatatatatatatatacacacacacacacacatatatatataaacatatacacatacacacacatgcatatatatatatatatatatatatatatatatatatatatatatatatatatatatatatatatacacatatacatatatatatatatatatatatacacatatacatacacacacacacacacacatatatattaacCTACTACATTCTGTTCCCTTCCACCTAAACCACCACACTAACTAACACATGGTATAAATCAGCCTGATTTAGTGTAATGAATTAAGTGTAAAAATACCTTCCAACATACAGTGTGTCAGGTTTATTACATACCCGATAACCCACAATCACTTCATGTTACCGAAGCACACTGACACACGATCTGTGGTACAGACAGTAAAGCGTGTGATCGACACAGACTACAGCTTACAGCACTGAGCACAACAGCAGCCGCCATGTTGTGGCTGATCTCCCGCTCCGAAGCCACTCACGGCTGTAGAAGTCACTTAAAATCGTACTTACGTGAAATAACGGCCTGAAGCTTTTGGAAGATCGTCTCCTCTTTTTCGGCGGAATTTTTAAAGAGTAGTGGGGACACAAGGGGAAGAAAGAAAAGCGGCCGTTTTTGCCATAAACCCACGAATGGACGGTTGGAAATGCGCACGAGCGTCTGTGTCTCTTCTACAAGCTAAAGAAATGGTTGCCTCAGAAAGGAGATCAATGAGGTAGTGGAAGAGTGTGTGGGCGTGACATAACAATAAGAACCAATCATCAGCCGCTCTGACGTACAACGGGAATGTAACTGGGTGTAGTCGTTGTCAATCTTATTTTTCATCAGCCAATCGTATAAGCGGTAGCTGTTTGAAGAAGACTGCCAAATATGCATTTCCGCGCGTTTGGAGAGGAAAAGAGCTGCTTGTGACTGACCGTTGATCTCATGATGTAACACATCACATAAGTTATTATTAGGGTCCAAGTTcagaagttatttatttatttatatatgttatttTATGGTACTGATATCAAGACATAAATGGTTTCCTTTTCCTTTACTTTTAGGATTTAACACATGATGGACTATTTAACATCTGATGTTCAACTGGATGTTTGTCCAAAATATTTGATCAAATCTTGACATGTACTGTCAGCCAAGATGAAAATTTATGCATAAATGATTCCATTTCAAATATGTGTAATGGTAAATTCGTATTTGGTAAATATTATGGATACAAGCAGAAATATGCCAAAAAAGCCAGTATCTGACCAGTATGCTACCAGTATCTGACCAGTATCCAACCAGTATTCTACCAGTATCTGACCAGTATCTGACCATTATCCTACCAGTATCAGACCAATGGCTGACCAGCGTCTGACCAGCATCTGACCATTATCCTACCAGTATCAGACCAGTATGTGGCCAGTGTCCTACCAGTATCTGACCATTATCCAACGACTGACAGTTTTTCTTTCAGGTTGCTACATAAGTACAGGTACAAACAGATAATACTTTCTTTACCCTAGGTCTTTAACCTAAGTCATAGTTGTTGtttaatatatcatttaaaaaactcAACATTCCATCTCATTTAAGTGAATCTGAGCTTTAGGTAAAACTCAACCAGTTTGCATCAACCAGAAATAGTCCAAGCAGCCTTTGGATATATTTCAATTTTACCATAATTTTtaaccaaatttttttttaacataattgcTAGTTGAAAAACACCTGAGCAATAAACTTGGCAGTGATTTAAAGTAAGGCAGGAAGTTTGCTATTATTTATCTATAGAGCACCGAAGTGAACATCATGGTGTTGCACACATTATCCAAGCACAAACAACCTGTTCTAATTTCATCCGTCTGGTGCCAGAGCTGGCAGCTACGTATGGCACACAAACAGCAACCTCGGGCTATTCAATTGGCAAACTCAGTCTTCAAGTAGCctagagtaaaaaaaagacatctctAGAAACCTAAAAAATGCCattgaaataatttattttacccatttgaatgtagaaaaaaagcATACTTGGGCATCTAACAATGCACTGATTTGCAGTttcaaaatatgaaaaatgttcaaatgtatGAAAAAGCTTACTTGGGCATCTTATAAGGAAGAACACATGGGCTCATGTTATTGTGTCATCACATATTGCAAACCATATATCTATTTGGGATGCTTTTCATAAAATGGACCCCACAAACAAATTGAATGAATCCTTCAAATTTAGTGGACATACCAAATAATGCACCGCTGACATCCAGAGGACATGGAATTTGTATTTAAGGTCCACTAAATCAAACTAAAATGATTACTCATGGTATACATATTACAGTTAAAATTTTCATAAGACAAGCTACATTTACACTGCTGTTGGGAATTGTACTTTAATTTGCATCACAAAATAAGGGCTGCAGAAACCATGCTAGAGACTCAGATGATGCCAACATGTGACATCAGATTAActattattgtttaaaaattgaGCTTTAAACACCACTTCAAATAGTGATAATGTGACAACTCTAAGTCCTATGTGCCTGCTAGGGAGCTTTTGTAGAATTCTGTGGAAAATCTAGagacctttttaaaaaaaaaaaaaaaaaaggaactgatTTCATACTGCCAACTGATTAGATAAATTGTATGCATATAACAAAGTGCACATTTACTCAAACAATTGTCCCTAACTAAATAAGAACTTCTGTCCCACCCAGAGCCAAGCCAATTATGCTAAAGGAGGTGATAAACTGGTGCACTGCCTTCCCGCCCTCTAACAAGAGAAAACCAGTGTACAATGAACATTTGTGTAAAGGAGGGTAGACTTCTGGCTTTGGTCAGTTTCCAGCTTGTCCAGGGTGCAATATGGACATTCCCAAACCAGCTGACAATCTTTCCAGGGAGTCTGTGCTTAGAAGGTAAGCAACCTAATGAAATTCTAAGTTACAAATAccacttaattttttttgcagcaaGTCATACCTTGTATTTGACATTGTGAAAAACAATGTATAAACCATTTAGGGTAACCAGTGTTTTAGACTAAAATGCATTTTGCAAAGGCAGGCTAGCAATAgttgaaggggaaaaaaggactGCTCcctccattttttaaaaaaaaaaaaaaaaaaagccagcttGAGTTGGGCTGAATTTTTCCCCAGATTATCCAAGTTAGATAAAGAGGATTGCATTGATTAGTGTAGTTAGGAATAAGcagtacttta contains the following coding sequences:
- the azin1b gene encoding antizyme inhibitor 1b isoform X1 encodes the protein MKGFTDELNYIVELLEGATTLEDVIDNHIFEQALAEKNAFVVADLGALLQQHVLWQSTLPLVRPFYPVKCNSSPAVIEILAALGVGFVCANKAEVSMVLNHDVSPENIILSGVCKQQSHIKHAAKNGVNYLVCDNEAELGKISRAHPNAKLLLQLCTEAQTEEASMVFGCSLKSCRHLLEAAKELSVDVVGVVFQVPASCKDPQVYAHALSDARCVFDMGEELGFNMEILDIGSGFSGSEYQLKQTHAAIRPLLEAYFPVMSGVRVVAEPGIFYVSSSFTLVVNVLGKKLVAKDPHGESKELTPSAEPEFLYYLSDGVFGSFVGKLLGNIIPSPIVHKMSVSADEPVFSSSLWGPSCDALDQVVEHCLLPELSVGDWLIFKNMGASGHEETAVISDSEKPPMYYTISESSWFEIQEAGISLDNTMKNFSLVPYGL
- the azin1b gene encoding antizyme inhibitor 1b isoform X2, whose protein sequence is MKGFTDELNYIVELLEGATTLEDVIDNHIFEQALAEKNAFVVADLGALLQQHVLWQSTLPLVRPFYPVKCNSSPAVIEILAALGVGFVCANKAEVSMVLNHDVSPENIILSGVCKQQSHIKHAAKNGVNYLVCDNEAELGKISRAHPNAKLLLQLCTEAQTEEASMVFGCSLKSCRHLLEAAKELSVDVVGVVFQVPASCKDPQVYAHALSDARCVFDMGEELGFNMEILDIGSGFSGSEYQLKQTHAAIRPLLEAYFPVMSGVRVVAEPGIFYVSSSFTLVVNVLGKKLVAKDPHELTPSAEPEFLYYLSDGVFGSFVGKLLGNIIPSPIVHKMSVSADEPVFSSSLWGPSCDALDQVVEHCLLPELSVGDWLIFKNMGASGHEETAVISDSEKPPMYYTISESSWFEIQEAGISLDNTMKNFSLVPYGL